Within Azoarcus sp. DD4, the genomic segment CCATCACCATGGAGGCTCTGGATTTTGCCAAGGCCTATATCGACGATCCTGATGAAGTTGCCAAACTGGCTGCCGGGATAGCCGCACGACATGGAGACAAAGGATTCTCACGAGACGGTGTCGAGCGCCAAGTCGCCTGGAGAGTCAGCCTCATCTGTGCCGTCGAGAGCTTTCTATTATCCCATTGGGAGGAATCGGAGGATGGTCTTTCGGAAGCTGATGTGACCCGCTTGGCCGAAGGGACGCTTGCTTTCTTCCTGGCTGATGAACAGAAAGAGGAACATATCCGAGAGTTGTTTCAGCTTCTCGCTGGGAACATTTCCGCAAACATCACCGATCCATCTCGCCGTAGAATCTACGGCAGGACGCTTTACGGTGTTCAGGATGCCCAAGCCATTGAGGGATGGGTTCATTCCAACGCTGACAGCCTGCTTTCGATTGTTGATGAAACAGAAGCCCTCGATCTTGCCTGGCCATTGCTTACCCGGCATATCAGCGGTGGCGTATTCACCAAGTTCGATAAACCGGAGGTGCTTAAAGAAATCGTGCATGGATGGATCAGTGGGAAGCCCTTCAGCGATCTCCTGAAAATCATCCGTAAGCGAAAAGCCAAGATGATATGGGGCACCCGCCGGAGGGAGTTCAAGATCGATCATGTCGTCGACGTCTGCGAAGGGACGCTCGCTTATGACGGCGCGCTTGTTGTGGGCGCTGTGTGTGAATTCATTGAAACACTCGACCAAGATGGCACCGGCGAGCTGATCAATCGTCTGCAACTTTTTCAAAAGCGCCTGAAATATGGTCTGCCCACGGAAACCACCATTGCCCTTTATGAGCTTGGCTTTTCGGACCGTGTCATCTCTCAGGACCTCGCCGCATCCTTGAACTTGGCAGCGACTCAAAAGAACGATCTCGTGAAGGCGCTGAAACAAGACCGGGACGGAGCCAATGCGGTGATGGAAAAATACCCAAGGTATTTCCAGGAGCGAATAAATGAACTCCTGCAGTAGCTACAGATACTTCTTGAACGTCGCCGCCGCGATGCACACGGCCACCCCCAGCAGCACCGCGCTGGGCAGCAGGATCAGTAACGGGTTCACGCTGACCGGCAGTGCCAGGTAAGTCACCCACGGCAGTACGGCCAGCGGGATCAGGCTGGCCCTGGCGCGGTGATAGATGAACCCCGACTCGCGTCCCGCGCCGAAGCGGCGGATGTCCCGGCGCACCAGGCCGTCCACCAGCCCGACGAAGGCGGCCATCAGGAACAGCGGCAGGGTCAGGCACAGCACCAGCAGCCGCACGAGGAAGACCAGCGTCGTGTAGGCCGCCGCGATCAGGTAGCTTTCCACGTTCACGTAGACCAAGCCGATGTAGTGGCGGAAATCCTTGGTCGGGCGATGGCTGCCGGCGCTGGCCTGCGCCGACGCATCGCGTATCCAGTCCAGCAGGCCGCTTTTCACGAACAGCCAGTCGTAGCCCAGCTCGACCAGCCGGTGCGCGGTGCGCCCCGGCTCCTGCACCAGCGCGCTGCGCGTGAAATGCGTGGAGAGCTGATCCAACTCGTAGTGCAGCATGCCCTGCGCGTGGCGCCAGCCCTGATCGGGCCAGAAGAAGTACATGCCGACGCATTCGATCAGGATGCACAGCAGCAGCGCGCCGCACAGCACGCCGAAGAAGCGGAACGGCAGCGTGACCAGGCCGGCGATCAGGCCTTGCTGTCTTTGCTGCTGGCGCTGGGCCGCGACGGCCGGATCGCTCATGCTTCGGCCTCTTCAGCGGCGGCCATCTGCTTGAAGTCGTCCAGCAGGTCGTCGGGCAGCGCCTTGTCCTGCAGGCCGGGGATGCCTTGGTTCTCCCACCAGTCTCCTGCCTCGACGTAGTGCTGTCGCATGTAGCCGGCCAGCTCCTGCAGATCCTTCGGCATGGCTTCGTCGGGGTCGGGTGCCGGCAACGGCATGCGGACTTTCCAGAGGTTGCCGCCCTCGGTCAGCGCGAAGCACTGGCCCTTGGGCAGCGCCACCACGTGCGCCGGCTCGATCAGCGGCACGCTGTTGCTGCTGATTCGGTCCTGGGTGTTGGACGTGAAGGCGGTATTGCCGTGCGGGTCGGAGCTGTCGGTGGCGCCGCTCATCAGTGCCGTGGCGTACACCTCGACCTTGGGCAGTTGTCGCGTCAGCAACTCGGCGGTGGCGGTCTCGCGCACGCGCAGCATGAACAGGTTGTTGAAGTTGCCGACCACTTGGCCGGCCTTGGCGCGGTTGCCGATGCGCGCCTCGATGTCGCTCAAGGTCTGCGTGTAGGCCGTCACCTGCACGCCGGCACCGCCGCCCTTGTTGACCATCGGGATGAACTCGTCACCCATGAGTTCATTGAATTCGTCGGCGTGGACGTTGATCGGGATCTTGGTGCCCGCCGCGGCGCCGGGCAGCCCGTCGTCGATGCCGAACTTGTAGATGTGGCCGGCGACCGAGACCAGGTCGCTGAACATCGAGTTGCCCACCGCCGCCGCGACTTCGGCGTCGGACAGCGCATCCAGCCCCACGTAGACCACCGCGCGTTTGCGGATGACCTGCATCCAGTCGAAGATCGGCCGCGGGTCGGACAGATCGGAATAGTTCGGTGCGAGCAGTTGCGCGATCTTGCCGGTGGTGAGCTTCTCCAGCAGCGGCAGCAGCGAAGCGACGATCTTGTCGAAGTACGTCCGGTCGTAGCGCACGGCGCTGCGCAGACCGTCGAGCACGGGGTCATAGACGCGCACTTGGGACAGGTACTGTTCGAGGGCCACCACGCGCTTCTCGCGCCCGATCATGTTGCGCGGGATGTTCTTGTCGTTCAGCTTGGCTTCGAGCTGGACGATGACCTCCCAGGCCTTCGGCTCGTTCTTGGCGAAGTAGTGCTGGGCGTACTCGATGAACAGCGCGTCGATGTTGATGACGTGGCGCTGGATCAGCAGGTAGTCCGGCCGCTGTCCCAGTTCCACCAGGGCGCGCGCGATGATGTTGACGAAGCGCCAGGCGAATTCGCGGAACGCGGCGCTGTTACCTTCGCCCGAGAGCTGCCCGGCGATGCGCGTGGCCACCTCGGAGATCCGTCCGAACCGGCCCACGGCGTTGTAGCGCGCCGAGATGTCCGGCCAGCCCAGATGGAACACGTAGAACTCGCCTTCGCGCCCGGCGCGCTTGGCCTCGACGTACATGCGCTTCAACAGGTCCGCATCGCCCTTGGGGTCGAAGACGATCACTACCTCGTGCTCGCCGCGGACCTTGCGGCGGATGTCCTGGGTGATGAACAGCTCGGCCAGCCGCGTCTTGCCCACGCGCGTGGTGCCCAGCACCAGGCTGTGGCCGACGCGCTCGCCCAGCGGCAGGGTGACGTCGACCTCGTGCGGCTCGATGCCATGCAGGCGCGGCAGTCCGCCGACCGGCGGCAGCGGCCGCGCGGGGTTGAGCGGGCTGTCCCAGGCCAGCGCGCGCGCCAGCGTCGAGATGGGAAACGGTGCGAACTCAAGCCGCTCCTCCAGCCGCCGGGCGGCCCGGTAGATCGCCGTCGGCTCGACATAGCGGCGGAACTCCGGCCGGTAGGTCTGCATCAGCCGGTGCGTGTGCCGCTGCTCCCAGCGAAAGCCCCGGCCGACGAACAGCCGTTGCTGACTCACCGGCACGTCGCGGCTGGTCATCACGTAGCGCGGCAGGCGGCGGATGTTGCGGCGATAACGCAGGATCGCCCAGGCATCGCGCAGGCGAATCGCGCCGAAGGTCAGGAAGGCCAGCGCCGAGCCCAAGCCGAGCAGCGGGTTCAGCGCGAGCGACCACGGTGCCACCAGGCACAGAATCGCGGCGCCGGTGCAGACCGCCACGGTGTAAAGCTCCACCGCTGGCCGCAGCAGCACCTCGACCGCGTGCGGTTGGGCCATTTGTGCACCTACTGCTCGACGCCGGTGGACGTGATGAGCACCGGGTAGTGGCGCAGGCCCAGGCGCTGGGCCAGGTCGTCGCCGGAGGCCGGCGAGAGGGTCAGGCCAGGAGCCAGCCTGCGCAGCGCCGTCAGCGCGGCCATCGACTCCACGTTGACCACCAGGCCCACGGCCCCCAGCTCGCGCAGCGCGGCCTGCCGCTGCAGCAGCCAGGCGCGCGAACGCTCGTCGTCGCCGATCAGGAACAGCGCCGTCAGGCCCGGCGCCCGGATGACGCGGCGCTGCACCTCGCCCGGCGACAGTTGCGTCGAGCGCACCGGCAGCATGGCGGCTTCGGCGTCGGCCGCGTTGCCCACGCGCGGGGCTGGCATCGGGGCCGGCGGCGTGGCCTGATCCGGCTGAGGATTCAGCGACTGGTAGTACGGCAGCGTGGAGTCGCCGCCGCGGTCTTCGACGACGATCAGCGGCCCGGAGACGGTCTGGGCGAAGATGGTGGTCGTGGACAGCAGCCCGATGGCGGCGATGAGGACGGTGTGGTTCATGGCGTGGTGGCCTGGAGAGTTGGAACGGGAACGTCGGGGTCGAGCACGCGGGTCAGGTGCCGATGCACACTGCGCCGGTATCGCGCCGCGGGTGCCCCGCCGGCGGGCCGGTGGTAGCGGCCGATGGCAAGCAGCCAGTCCTCGCCCGGCGTGTGCTGTTCGCGCAGGATTTCCGCAGCGATGGCGAGGTTGCGGTACGGGTCCAGCAGCTCGCAGGGCTGCGTGTAGCGATGCGTGTGGTAGCCGAGATTGACTTGGCCAAGGCCGGCGTCGATGCGATTGGCCGGCGTGTGGGCGAGCGCACGGTGCAGCCCCGCGCAGGCCTCGACGCGGGTGGCGTAGCGCTGTGGCGAGCCGGCGACGTTGAGCGTCCACGGCCAGGGGATCAGGCGCCCGCGCAGCATGGCGCCGCTCTCCTGCAAGGCCACCGCGTACAGCACCGCCGCCGGCACGTCTGCACGATGCGCCGCCAGTTGATAGGCCGGCGGCGGGACTTCCCGCGCCAGGGCGGCCAGCGCCCAGCCGACGGTGGTGAGCAGCAGCACGGCGCTGGCGCAGCGGATGGCGACGCGGGACGGCCGACGCTCCCGGCCCGGAGCACCTATTGCCGCTGCCATTGGCCGTTCACCTCGCGCACCACGGCCGGCAGCTCGCCGGGCAGGCCGAGCGACAGCCAGCGCCCCGCATCGTGGTTGAGCGTGATGGTGCGGGCGCGCACCCTGGCCGGGTCGATGCCCGCCTGGGTGGCCCACTGCCGGATGCGCACGTCGTCCTGACGGCTGCCGACCATGTAGAGATCGAAGGCCGTACCGGCCGCCTGCAACTGCTGCACGCGCTGCGCGCACGGTGCGCAGTCGGCCTTGACGAAGACCGCCAGGCGCCCGGAGCCGGTGTTGCCAGCACCCGGCGCTTTGGCACCGGGCAGGCTCACGCGCGGCTGGCCAGGAAACAGGCGCTGCCACGCCGCGTCGTAGGCCCGCTGGTAGGCCAGCGTCTTGCTGACGCGCCGAGCCTCGGCCTGCACCTGCAACTCTGCGTAGCGCCTGCGCTCCTCCTCGCTGCGGGCCTCGATGCCCAGCGCCGTGAGCGGGTCGAGGTTCGGGGAGTAGACGCCGAGCGGCCCCTGCATCAGTTGCCGGTAGCGCGCCCACTCCTCGGGCTGAAGCCCCCACTCCCGCGCCTGCCTCTCGTCGAGCGCCGCCTCGGCGCCCGGCTGCACCTGGGCGGGCACCATGCGCGAGTTCGTCACCGGGGCCGGCTGGGCGGATGCGCCGAAAGCGGCGAACAGGACGACGGCAGCGAACAACGAACGCAGGATCATGGTCAGCCTCCGCCGAGCCGCCTCAAGGAGGCTGAAGCCCCCTCGGGGGGCAGCGAACGAAGTGAGCGTGGGGGTCATGACACCTCCTACGGCACCGCGATGCGCTGCGTCTGGCCGTTCACCTGGAACACGCCCGCCTGCGCCTCGATGGACTGCAGTTGCCAGCCGCCCTCGGCATCGCCCTCACGCAGCAGCCGGGCGCCCGCGAGCGAGGCCGCGGCGGTGGAGGTGATCGACAGAAAGCGCTCGCCTCCCCGCAGCTCCACGCCGAGCACCCGGAACGGCGGCTCCGGCACCTTGGGCTTCGTCGCAACCGGAGCGCGCGCGCGAGCGGCGGATGCCACCTGCCGGGTCTTCTCCAGGCGGGTTTCGATTCCGCTCACGCGCGCCTGCAGCGTCTGCAGGTCGACGGCCAAGGCCCTCGTCTCGTCGGCCTCTTCGAGGCGCGTCATCCGCTCGTCCAGCGCCTGCCGCGCGGTGGCGAATTCGGCCTGGCTGATCGGCGCCGGCCGGCGCTTGTCCGCATCGGCCTGTTGTTCGAGATCGGCCACGCGCAGGACCAGCGCATTGACCTGCGCATCCTGTGCGGTGCTCTGGGTCTGTTCGGCGAGCCGCGACAAGCCGACGCTGTTGATGAGTGCCACGGCACTGATGAGCAGCAGCCAGAAGGCCGCGGAGATCTTGAGCCAGCGCGTGCGGGAATCGCGCTCGGATGACGCTTGGGGAAAGGTCATGGCTGCAGCTCCTCGGGCCGGTCGGCGTCCGGCACGGGCGTGGCGGTGTCGGGCGGGTTGGCGGAAAGGAAGGCGGGAGCACCGCGCCGGCTGAAGCAGACCTGGCGAGTCAAGTCATCGACCGACAGCTCCCAGGCGGGGCCGGCAAGGGTCAGCAAGGCATCGCGCAGCATCAGCGGACCCTGGCGCAGGTGTGCGGCAGGCAGCGGCAGCGCGTAAAGCGTGGCGGCCTCGGCCGCATCGCAGAGCCGGTAGCCCGAGCGCAGGAGCACATGGCGCATGGCGTCGCCCACGCTGGCATCGAGCATGGGCGGAATCGAGACCTCCACCGCCTGCTGCAAGAGATCACGCTGCGCGGGCTCCGGCACCAGCTCGACCAGGGTGTAGCGGCCGTAGCGGGCCACCGGAACGAAACCCGGCTCCGGCGCGACGGCGGTTGGCGATGCGGCCGGCACCGCTGGCGCAGACGGCGCGGCGGTCGTGGCGCAGCCGGCGGCCAACAGGCTGCCGGCCAGCAAGCCAGCGGCGAGGGCCAGGCGGTGAACAGCGCGGATGGATGGTTGCATGGAGGGCGCTTCCCTGGAACACGGAGCGCTCACCATCGCCGCCGCTTGGCCTGCGGGCAGCAAACAAAACGCACTGACGCCCGCCCGAATACATGGCGGGCGGCGCCATGGACTGTCATACGCCCAAGAAAAACGGCCCCGAAGGGCCGTGGAAAGAAGCCGGCGACCCCGAGGGGCCACCGGCATGGGCACATGGATCAGACCGTGACAAGCTGCCGTGCCAGCGCCACCTCTACCGAGTCGCCGTCCTGGTTCAGGACATCGAGTCCGGACTCGGGCACGTCGCCCGACGTGCTCTGCGAGACCATGATCTTCCGGGCCATCAACCCCAGGCAGGTCATCTGCGAGGAGTTGGCATAGCCCAGGTAGATCACGCGCACCGGCTGCTTCTGGCCGATGCGCCATGAGCGCCGGGCGGCCTGCTGCAGCGAATACACGTTGTACCCGCTCTGGAGGAACACGATGGTCGGGAACTCCAGCAGGTCCAGGCCGGTTTTCACCAGCTCGGGATTGGTGATGAGCACGTCGATGCCACGGTCCAACTGCTCGGCGATCCAGTCCTCGCGGCGGGAGGCATCCACGCTCGCGCGCAGTACCGCCACCTTGAAGCCTTCCTGCTCCAGCAGCACCTTCAAACGCGACGTGGTGTCGCGCGTGCCGGTGTAGACCGAATAGACCAGGGTCTTGCGCCCTTCTGCCTTCTCCTGCTTGCAGATCTCGATCAGCTCGCGTTCCTTGGGCATCACCTCCAGCTCGTTGAACTGAGCCGGAACGAACGCCAAGGTGTTGCGCGTGCGCGGATGCACCACCGTTTCCGACCGGAAGCAGCAGTCCGGCCAGGCCAGCAGCACGTTGAGGACTACACCGAGCAGCGTCGTGTCGCGCTTCGCCAGGGCCTGCTTCAGCTCCTGGGTCAGCCGACCCGCCAGATCGCGGTAGGCCGCGGCCTGCGCCGTGTCCATCGCGACTTCGCGGAACTCCTCGTCATAGGGCGGCAGCACGTTGCCACCGATGTCCTTCAACTTGAGGAAGACCGTGAACGGCAGGACGCAACGCAGCACGCCCTTCGGACCGAAGCCCGGCGCCTTGACCGTGCGCACCGATACCTTGGTGCCCTTGGCCGTCTTGTGCG encodes:
- a CDS encoding TIGR03747 family integrating conjugative element membrane protein, with product MSDPAVAAQRQQQRQQGLIAGLVTLPFRFFGVLCGALLLCILIECVGMYFFWPDQGWRHAQGMLHYELDQLSTHFTRSALVQEPGRTAHRLVELGYDWLFVKSGLLDWIRDASAQASAGSHRPTKDFRHYIGLVYVNVESYLIAAAYTTLVFLVRLLVLCLTLPLFLMAAFVGLVDGLVRRDIRRFGAGRESGFIYHRARASLIPLAVLPWVTYLALPVSVNPLLILLPSAVLLGVAVCIAAATFKKYL
- the traD gene encoding type IV conjugative transfer system coupling protein TraD, whose translation is MAQPHAVEVLLRPAVELYTVAVCTGAAILCLVAPWSLALNPLLGLGSALAFLTFGAIRLRDAWAILRYRRNIRRLPRYVMTSRDVPVSQQRLFVGRGFRWEQRHTHRLMQTYRPEFRRYVEPTAIYRAARRLEERLEFAPFPISTLARALAWDSPLNPARPLPPVGGLPRLHGIEPHEVDVTLPLGERVGHSLVLGTTRVGKTRLAELFITQDIRRKVRGEHEVVIVFDPKGDADLLKRMYVEAKRAGREGEFYVFHLGWPDISARYNAVGRFGRISEVATRIAGQLSGEGNSAAFREFAWRFVNIIARALVELGQRPDYLLIQRHVINIDALFIEYAQHYFAKNEPKAWEVIVQLEAKLNDKNIPRNMIGREKRVVALEQYLSQVRVYDPVLDGLRSAVRYDRTYFDKIVASLLPLLEKLTTGKIAQLLAPNYSDLSDPRPIFDWMQVIRKRAVVYVGLDALSDAEVAAAVGNSMFSDLVSVAGHIYKFGIDDGLPGAAAGTKIPINVHADEFNELMGDEFIPMVNKGGGAGVQVTAYTQTLSDIEARIGNRAKAGQVVGNFNNLFMLRVRETATAELLTRQLPKVEVYATALMSGATDSSDPHGNTAFTSNTQDRISSNSVPLIEPAHVVALPKGQCFALTEGGNLWKVRMPLPAPDPDEAMPKDLQELAGYMRQHYVEAGDWWENQGIPGLQDKALPDDLLDDFKQMAAAEEAEA
- a CDS encoding lytic transglycosylase domain-containing protein; protein product: MAAAIGAPGRERRPSRVAIRCASAVLLLTTVGWALAALAREVPPPAYQLAAHRADVPAAVLYAVALQESGAMLRGRLIPWPWTLNVAGSPQRYATRVEACAGLHRALAHTPANRIDAGLGQVNLGYHTHRYTQPCELLDPYRNLAIAAEILREQHTPGEDWLLAIGRYHRPAGGAPAARYRRSVHRHLTRVLDPDVPVPTLQATTP
- a CDS encoding TIGR03759 family integrating conjugative element protein yields the protein MILRSLFAAVVLFAAFGASAQPAPVTNSRMVPAQVQPGAEAALDERQAREWGLQPEEWARYRQLMQGPLGVYSPNLDPLTALGIEARSEEERRRYAELQVQAEARRVSKTLAYQRAYDAAWQRLFPGQPRVSLPGAKAPGAGNTGSGRLAVFVKADCAPCAQRVQQLQAAGTAFDLYMVGSRQDDVRIRQWATQAGIDPARVRARTITLNHDAGRWLSLGLPGELPAVVREVNGQWQRQ
- a CDS encoding PilL N-terminal domain-containing protein; translated protein: MQPSIRAVHRLALAAGLLAGSLLAAGCATTAAPSAPAVPAASPTAVAPEPGFVPVARYGRYTLVELVPEPAQRDLLQQAVEVSIPPMLDASVGDAMRHVLLRSGYRLCDAAEAATLYALPLPAAHLRQGPLMLRDALLTLAGPAWELSVDDLTRQVCFSRRGAPAFLSANPPDTATPVPDADRPEELQP
- a CDS encoding integrating conjugative element protein, which produces MNHTVLIAAIGLLSTTTIFAQTVSGPLIVVEDRGGDSTLPYYQSLNPQPDQATPPAPMPAPRVGNAADAEAAMLPVRSTQLSPGEVQRRVIRAPGLTALFLIGDDERSRAWLLQRQAALRELGAVGLVVNVESMAALTALRRLAPGLTLSPASGDDLAQRLGLRHYPVLITSTGVEQ